In Polaribacter sp. Hel_I_88, the following proteins share a genomic window:
- a CDS encoding DUF3095 domain-containing protein, translating into MKDYTDFYKNIPKNETSLKDLLQNENLFSSVPKNWHILVTDIQGSSNAVTEGKHNDVNLTATGSIIAVLNAVKKIHSSLRIPYFFGGDGATFIVPSSIIEDLMNVLTDYSLHIKRTLNLDLRVGSLVVDDVYQHNYSLRISKLKVNNYLTTPVILGNGLKYAESKIKEKFNKEANLIDKEIKLDLEGMECRWDEIYPSGNHKKVACLLIGATSESKQAEVFNEIMNEIDYIFGNLNKRNPITVKNLKLKPTLEKIRKEMHTRIGVFNRAYLMNNWLITFFGQYYFKFFKAGKLYLYRVTQLSDTIMLDGSINTVISGDEKQLGKLRFFLDTLESQNKIVYGFHKTYASIMSCYVEDREKKHIHFVDGTEGGYTAASVEYKLKLRKQYISNF; encoded by the coding sequence ATGAAAGATTATACGGATTTTTATAAAAACATTCCTAAAAATGAAACTTCATTAAAAGATTTATTACAAAATGAAAATTTATTTAGTAGTGTACCAAAGAATTGGCATATTTTAGTAACAGATATCCAAGGATCATCGAATGCAGTAACAGAAGGCAAACATAATGATGTAAATTTAACAGCTACTGGAAGTATTATTGCAGTTTTAAATGCTGTGAAAAAGATACATTCAAGTTTAAGAATTCCTTATTTTTTTGGTGGTGATGGAGCAACTTTTATAGTGCCATCATCAATTATAGAAGATTTAATGAATGTTTTAACAGATTATAGTCTGCATATTAAAAGAACTTTAAACTTAGATTTAAGAGTTGGCAGTTTAGTGGTAGATGATGTTTATCAACATAATTATTCGTTAAGAATATCAAAATTAAAAGTAAATAACTATTTAACTACGCCAGTAATTCTTGGTAATGGTTTAAAATATGCCGAATCTAAAATTAAAGAAAAATTTAATAAAGAAGCCAATTTAATAGATAAAGAAATTAAGTTAGATTTAGAAGGAATGGAATGCAGATGGGATGAAATATATCCGTCAGGAAATCATAAAAAAGTAGCTTGTCTTTTAATTGGTGCCACTAGTGAATCCAAACAGGCAGAGGTTTTTAATGAGATTATGAACGAGATAGATTATATTTTTGGAAATCTAAACAAACGCAATCCTATAACTGTTAAAAATTTAAAGTTAAAACCAACTTTAGAAAAAATTAGAAAGGAAATGCATACAAGAATTGGGGTTTTTAATAGAGCTTACCTCATGAATAATTGGCTAATTACTTTTTTCGGACAATATTATTTTAAGTTTTTTAAAGCTGGTAAATTGTATTTGTACAGAGTTACACAGCTCTCTGACACAATTATGTTAGATGGCTCTATAAATACTGTAATTTCTGGTGATGAGAAACAATTAGGGAAGTTGCGTTTTTTTCTAGATACTTTAGAATCGCAAAATAAAATAGTGTACGGTTTTCATAAAACATATGCATCTATTATGTCTTGTTATGTAGAGGATAGAGAAAAAAAACACATCCATTTTGTAGATGGTACAGAAGGTGGTTACACAGCAGCTTCTGTAGAGTATAAATTAAAATTAAGAAAACAGTATATCTCTAATTTTTAG
- a CDS encoding AraC family transcriptional regulator encodes MKIFVKFDLHSVCTKVLEKTLNNSQIKHTMLGFGEVDLLESPSKETMEEFAEKLSEYHIEIVQDQKSILVQKIKDTIIDMVFNDDNDLHVKSSVYLSETLDHSYGYLANLFSEVTYTSIENFIIIQKIEYTKQLILKGNLSLTEIAFKLNYSSVAHLSTQFKKTTGITPSSFQRIIAKRKELLK; translated from the coding sequence ATGAAAATATTTGTAAAATTCGATTTGCATTCAGTTTGCACAAAGGTGTTAGAAAAAACACTGAACAACTCACAAATTAAACATACTATGCTAGGTTTTGGTGAAGTAGATCTTCTGGAATCGCCCAGTAAAGAAACTATGGAGGAGTTTGCTGAAAAATTAAGCGAGTATCATATAGAAATAGTGCAGGATCAGAAAAGTATTTTAGTGCAAAAAATAAAAGACACTATTATAGATATGGTTTTTAATGATGATAATGATTTACATGTAAAAAGTTCTGTATATTTATCGGAAACATTAGATCATAGCTATGGATATTTAGCCAATTTATTTTCTGAAGTTACGTATACATCCATAGAAAATTTTATAATTATTCAAAAAATAGAATATACAAAACAATTAATTTTAAAAGGTAATTTAAGTTTAACAGAAATTGCATTTAAATTAAATTACTCTAGTGTTGCACATTTAAGCACTCAATTTAAAAAAACTACAGGAATTACACCTTCGTCATTTCAAAGAATAATAGCTAAAAGAAAAGAATTACTTAAATAA
- a CDS encoding carboxy terminal-processing peptidase yields the protein MRTKFRFSIPFLAFFLLISSLSINASEVNIDVNNDPEKDKVLIYVLKNILTRGHFVVKDMNDDFSEVVYNSFIDGLDPSKRYFTQQDLKEFSQYKYQIDNQLLQDDLSFYKLVYGRFLKKIKNAKSYYGDLLAQPFNFDENETIDLDYEKVPFAKNDAELMDYWRKQLKLQTLSRIEEQTDLQKDKLEKDKNFKVKSFAMIEKEARKEVLKNMDDLYIRIEELEHDDWFSTFLNSVVGAFDPHTTYMDPNIKERFDQTISGKLEGIGARLQKKGIYTHVSDLVIGGPASKQGELEPDDIILKVAQGDEEPVDIVGMRLDDAIKFIKGPKGTEVRLTVKKKLDGSIKVISIIRDVVQLDETFVKSSIVEKNGKKYAIIDLPSFYIDFSDDNYRDSAKDMEKEIERLKTEGVVGLIVDLRNNGGGSLKTAIEISGLFIDQGPIVQVKYRGEDPVVKKDIDPQVQWEGSVVVLVNEFSASASEIFAAAMQDYKRAVILGGNQTYGKGTVQNILPINQFYPKYEKDLGFLKMTIQKFYRVNGGSTQQEGVYSDIAMPSRYSYMKFGERDLDGALAWDKVPQAKYTQTNSYANFNDVVYNSKERIANDTNFKLVNEYAKWLKKSQDETTFSLNSKTFFAEGEAKEKEADKFKSVFDYKSNLTFLSPKYEQDLFKTNQDLADKRIAWHKNLAKDMYVSEALNVLSELKLREKGKIVKN from the coding sequence ATGAGAACGAAATTTAGATTTAGCATTCCTTTTTTAGCATTTTTTTTATTGATAAGCAGTTTATCAATCAATGCTTCTGAGGTAAATATTGATGTAAATAACGACCCTGAAAAAGATAAAGTTTTAATTTATGTATTAAAAAATATTTTAACAAGAGGGCATTTTGTGGTAAAAGACATGAACGACGATTTTTCTGAAGTTGTTTATAATAGTTTTATTGATGGTTTAGACCCAAGTAAAAGATATTTTACCCAACAAGATTTGAAAGAATTTTCTCAATACAAATATCAAATCGACAATCAACTTTTACAAGATGATTTATCTTTTTATAAATTAGTCTATGGACGTTTTTTGAAAAAAATAAAAAATGCAAAATCTTATTATGGAGATTTATTAGCACAACCTTTTAATTTTGATGAAAACGAAACCATTGATTTAGATTATGAAAAAGTTCCTTTTGCTAAAAATGATGCTGAATTGATGGATTATTGGAGAAAGCAATTAAAATTACAAACTTTAAGCAGAATTGAAGAGCAAACAGATTTACAAAAGGATAAACTTGAAAAAGATAAAAACTTCAAAGTAAAATCTTTTGCTATGATTGAAAAAGAGGCAAGAAAAGAAGTCCTAAAAAATATGGACGATTTATATATTAGAATTGAAGAATTAGAGCATGATGATTGGTTTTCTACTTTTTTAAATTCGGTTGTTGGTGCTTTTGATCCACATACAACCTATATGGATCCTAATATTAAAGAACGTTTTGACCAAACTATTTCTGGAAAATTAGAAGGAATTGGAGCACGTTTACAGAAAAAAGGAATTTACACACACGTTTCTGACTTAGTAATTGGTGGCCCAGCTTCTAAACAAGGAGAATTAGAACCAGATGATATTATTTTAAAAGTTGCACAAGGAGATGAAGAGCCTGTGGATATTGTTGGAATGCGTTTGGATGATGCCATAAAATTTATTAAAGGACCTAAAGGAACTGAGGTACGATTAACGGTTAAGAAAAAATTAGATGGTTCTATAAAAGTAATCTCTATTATTAGAGATGTTGTTCAGTTAGATGAAACTTTTGTAAAAAGTAGCATTGTAGAAAAAAATGGAAAAAAGTATGCTATTATAGATTTGCCAAGTTTTTACATTGATTTTAGCGATGATAATTATAGAGATTCTGCTAAAGATATGGAAAAAGAAATCGAAAGATTAAAAACAGAAGGTGTTGTAGGTTTAATTGTAGATTTAAGAAATAATGGTGGTGGTTCTTTAAAAACAGCCATAGAAATTTCTGGATTATTTATAGATCAAGGACCTATTGTACAAGTAAAATATAGAGGTGAAGATCCTGTTGTAAAAAAAGATATAGATCCACAAGTTCAGTGGGAAGGTTCTGTAGTTGTTTTGGTGAATGAATTTTCTGCATCTGCATCAGAAATATTTGCAGCAGCTATGCAAGATTATAAAAGAGCCGTAATTTTAGGTGGAAATCAAACTTATGGAAAAGGAACTGTTCAGAATATTTTACCTATCAATCAATTTTACCCAAAATACGAGAAAGATTTAGGTTTCTTAAAAATGACGATTCAAAAATTTTATAGAGTTAATGGAGGTTCTACACAACAAGAAGGTGTGTACTCTGATATTGCAATGCCAAGTAGATATAGTTATATGAAATTTGGTGAGCGTGATTTAGATGGAGCTTTGGCTTGGGATAAAGTGCCCCAAGCAAAATACACCCAAACAAATTCGTATGCTAACTTTAACGATGTTGTGTATAATAGTAAAGAAAGAATTGCTAACGACACTAATTTTAAATTGGTAAATGAATATGCAAAATGGTTAAAGAAGAGCCAAGATGAAACTACTTTTTCTTTAAATTCTAAAACTTTTTTTGCAGAAGGTGAGGCTAAAGAAAAAGAAGCAGATAAATTTAAATCTGTTTTTGACTATAAATCGAACCTAACTTTTTTATCTCCTAAGTATGAACAAGACTTATTTAAAACCAACCAAGATTTGGCAGATAAAAGAATAGCTTGGCATAAAAACTTAGCAAAAGATATGTATGTTTCTGAAGCTTTAAACGTGTTGAGTGAGTTAAAGTTGAGAGAAAAAGGCAAAATTGTAAAAAACTAA
- a CDS encoding C40 family peptidase has protein sequence MKNSLFLLIFSFVLFSCGAKKNGVLTSRKSISKADKIVANALKYEGVSYKYGGTTKRGMDCSGVIYVAFGEENFQLPRVSREMAKQGKKISLKRVAKGDLLFFKTRKSYKNINHVGLVVSNVNGQIRFIHSTTSKGVIVSLLSQKYWSKAFVKATRVL, from the coding sequence ATGAAAAATAGTTTATTTCTTTTGATTTTTTCCTTTGTATTATTTAGTTGTGGAGCAAAGAAAAATGGAGTTTTAACCTCAAGAAAGTCAATTTCAAAAGCCGATAAAATTGTAGCAAATGCCTTAAAATACGAAGGAGTAAGCTATAAATATGGAGGAACAACCAAAAGAGGAATGGATTGTTCAGGTGTTATTTATGTCGCTTTTGGCGAAGAAAATTTTCAATTACCAAGAGTTTCTAGAGAAATGGCTAAACAAGGCAAAAAAATCTCTTTGAAAAGAGTTGCCAAAGGCGATTTACTATTCTTTAAAACTAGAAAAAGTTATAAAAACATCAATCATGTTGGTTTGGTGGTTTCCAACGTAAATGGGCAAATTCGGTTTATACATTCCACAACATCTAAAGGGGTTATTGTTTCTTTATTGTCTCAAAAATATTGGTCAAAAGCGTTTGTAAAAGCTACAAGAGTTTTGTAA
- the surE gene encoding 5'/3'-nucleotidase SurE — protein sequence MQERPLILVTNDDGITAPGIRALIKIMNKIGEVVVVAPDSPQSGMGHAITVDNVLTCNPITIDDGPQLEYTCSGTPADCVKMAISEILNKKPDLCVSGINHGSNSSINVIYSGTMSAAIEAGIEGIPAIGFSLLDFKWHADFKQSEEFVKKITLNTLLNGLPEGVVLNVNIPNLKKEEIKGTKICRQAMGVWKEIFDKRKSPFGKEYYWLSGEFVNRDKGQDTDVYALENGFISIVPVQFDLTAHHMIQKLNSWEL from the coding sequence ATGCAAGAAAGACCTTTAATTTTAGTGACAAATGATGATGGAATTACAGCTCCAGGAATTAGAGCGCTTATAAAAATAATGAACAAAATTGGGGAAGTGGTTGTGGTTGCTCCTGATAGTCCTCAAAGTGGAATGGGACATGCAATTACTGTTGATAATGTGTTGACTTGCAACCCAATTACGATAGATGATGGGCCGCAATTAGAATATACCTGTTCTGGAACTCCTGCAGATTGCGTAAAAATGGCTATTAGCGAAATTTTAAATAAAAAACCAGATTTGTGCGTTTCAGGGATCAATCATGGTTCAAATTCGTCTATAAATGTAATTTATTCAGGAACTATGAGTGCAGCTATAGAAGCTGGTATTGAAGGCATACCTGCAATTGGGTTTTCTTTATTAGATTTTAAATGGCATGCAGATTTTAAACAAAGTGAAGAGTTTGTAAAAAAAATTACCTTAAATACACTTTTAAACGGTTTGCCAGAAGGTGTTGTTTTAAATGTAAATATTCCCAATTTAAAGAAAGAAGAAATAAAAGGAACCAAAATTTGCAGACAAGCAATGGGTGTTTGGAAAGAGATTTTCGACAAACGAAAAAGTCCTTTTGGTAAAGAATATTATTGGCTTTCTGGGGAATTTGTAAATAGAGATAAAGGACAAGATACAGATGTGTACGCTTTAGAAAACGGTTTTATATCTATTGTACCAGTTCAGTTCGATTTAACAGCACATCACATGATTCAAAAATTAAACTCTTGGGAACTATAA
- a CDS encoding ComEC/Rec2 family competence protein, which yields MKKVLNYLPLHFIVLLIVGILAQFYLNLWDFGFINLFVLLGSIAILVFIIPQKIIRTFLAFFLFFFMGISAVFFNNDTNYKNYYQHAIKEDTSVIFKIEKILKPSLYHDKYEAIVLQVDSSKTKGKILLNISKDSILNSLKVDELLFAKPDFRAINEPSNPHQFEYKFYLAKQGIHQQVFLEQEDFKSLGLDQFSLIGMAAKFRNQVQESLKKYNFKVDELAVINALLLGQRQDISKDLIEDYSKAGAIHILAVSGLHVGIILLILSSLLKPLERLKNGRVLKITLIVLLLWMFAFVAGLSASVVRAVAMFTFLAIGLSFKRKNVILFSLITSMFFLLLFNPMFLFDVGFQLSYLAVFGIIWIQPKLYKIYKPRFKLDDKIWQLFTVSMAAQLGVLPLSLYYFHQFPGLFLLSNLLIIPFLGAILIGGIVIIMLALVGLLPQTLASIYGFVISLMNNFVNWISKQEQFLFTDISLSFLMMLATYLVIIFGVYFLIKKSPKKLIYFLVSLLIIQSVFLFENHQKNTKNELIVFHKSRNSIMANRAGANLLVHHDLDSLAIGNTNAMVSYQVGENVKSTYSREFPNILKFKNQPILIVDSLGVYNIQNLKNPIVILRNSPKINLERLIKTLQPAQIIADGNNYKSYVNSWKETSRKQKTPFHSTEQNGAYILK from the coding sequence ATGAAAAAGGTACTGAATTACTTACCATTACATTTTATTGTGCTCTTAATTGTTGGAATTTTAGCACAATTCTATCTCAATTTATGGGATTTTGGTTTCATAAACTTATTCGTTTTGCTTGGGTCAATAGCAATATTAGTTTTTATAATTCCACAAAAAATTATTAGGACTTTTTTAGCTTTCTTCCTTTTCTTTTTTATGGGGATTTCAGCCGTGTTTTTTAATAATGACACAAACTATAAAAACTATTATCAACATGCTATAAAAGAAGATACTTCTGTAATTTTTAAAATTGAAAAAATATTAAAACCAAGTTTGTATCATGATAAATACGAAGCAATCGTTTTACAAGTTGATAGCTCAAAAACCAAAGGTAAAATATTACTAAATATATCAAAAGACAGTATTTTAAACTCTTTAAAGGTTGATGAACTATTGTTTGCAAAACCCGATTTTAGAGCGATAAATGAGCCTTCAAATCCACATCAATTTGAATATAAATTCTATTTAGCCAAACAAGGCATTCATCAGCAAGTATTTTTAGAGCAAGAAGATTTTAAAAGTTTGGGTTTAGATCAATTTTCTTTGATTGGAATGGCTGCAAAATTTAGAAATCAAGTACAAGAATCACTAAAAAAATATAATTTTAAAGTCGATGAATTAGCAGTAATCAATGCTTTATTATTAGGGCAAAGACAAGATATTTCCAAAGATTTAATTGAAGATTATTCAAAAGCAGGTGCTATTCATATTTTGGCAGTTTCAGGTTTGCATGTTGGTATTATTTTATTGATTTTATCAAGCTTACTAAAACCTTTAGAAAGATTAAAAAACGGACGCGTTTTAAAAATAACTCTCATTGTTTTATTACTGTGGATGTTTGCTTTTGTAGCAGGTTTATCAGCAAGTGTTGTAAGAGCAGTTGCTATGTTCACTTTTTTAGCAATTGGTTTATCATTTAAACGGAAAAATGTCATTTTATTTTCTTTAATCACATCAATGTTTTTCCTATTGCTTTTTAACCCCATGTTTTTGTTTGATGTTGGTTTTCAATTAAGTTATTTAGCGGTTTTTGGCATTATTTGGATTCAACCCAAATTGTATAAAATTTACAAACCACGATTCAAATTAGACGATAAAATTTGGCAATTATTCACAGTTTCTATGGCTGCTCAATTAGGTGTTTTGCCTTTAAGTTTGTATTATTTTCATCAATTTCCAGGGTTATTTTTACTATCAAATTTATTGATAATACCGTTTTTGGGAGCGATTTTAATTGGTGGAATTGTTATTATAATGTTAGCTTTGGTAGGTTTGTTACCTCAAACTTTAGCATCGATTTATGGGTTTGTAATTTCATTGATGAACAACTTTGTTAATTGGATTTCTAAACAAGAACAATTTTTATTTACAGATATTTCACTTTCTTTTTTGATGATGTTAGCAACATATTTAGTCATCATATTTGGAGTTTATTTTTTGATAAAAAAATCACCTAAAAAACTGATTTACTTTTTAGTTTCTCTATTAATTATTCAAAGTGTTTTTTTGTTTGAAAATCATCAAAAGAACACTAAAAACGAATTGATTGTTTTTCATAAAAGCAGAAATTCTATCATGGCAAATAGGGCAGGAGCTAATTTATTAGTGCATCATGATTTGGATAGTTTGGCGATTGGAAATACAAATGCTATGGTTTCTTATCAAGTTGGTGAAAACGTGAAATCAACATACAGTAGAGAGTTTCCAAATATTTTAAAATTTAAAAATCAGCCTATTTTAATAGTTGATAGTTTGGGAGTTTACAATATACAAAATCTCAAAAATCCGATTGTTATTTTGCGAAACTCACCTAAAATAAATTTAGAGAGATTGATAAAAACCCTGCAACCAGCTCAAATTATTGCAGATGGAAATAATTATAAAAGTTATGTGAATAGTTGGAAGGAAACTTCTAGAAAACAAAAAACTCCATTTCATTCAACGGAACAAAATGGAGCTTATATTTTAAAGTGA
- a CDS encoding response regulator, with protein sequence MNDNYINVVLADDDEDDRLFFTEAFEELKINTRVSTFNDGVFLMDYFNSKDAILPEVLFLDLNMPRKSGLDCLKELRANQKFKDIAIAIYSTSSSEEDVENTFVLGANIYIKKPSDFKSLKKVLSDVVTLNWQYHTNGLNKDNFLLRL encoded by the coding sequence ATGAATGATAATTATATAAATGTTGTATTGGCAGATGATGATGAAGATGATAGATTATTTTTTACAGAGGCTTTTGAAGAATTAAAAATAAATACCAGAGTTAGTACTTTTAACGACGGTGTTTTTTTAATGGATTATTTTAATAGTAAAGATGCTATTTTACCAGAAGTCCTTTTTTTAGACTTAAATATGCCAAGAAAATCTGGCTTAGACTGTTTAAAAGAATTAAGAGCAAATCAAAAATTTAAAGATATTGCCATTGCAATCTACTCTACATCATCATCCGAAGAAGATGTAGAAAACACCTTTGTATTAGGTGCAAATATATATATCAAAAAACCTAGCGATTTTAAGAGTTTGAAAAAAGTATTGTCTGATGTTGTTACCTTAAATTGGCAATATCATACAAATGGATTAAATAAAGATAACTTTTTATTACGTTTATAA
- the lpxB gene encoding lipid-A-disaccharide synthase, with protein MKYYIIAGEASGDLHGSNLMKALYKEDPEADIRFWGGDLMEKVGGTLVFHYKDRAFMGFFEVIKNLPKALTLIKLCKKDIAEFKPDVLIFIDNSGFNLRIAKWAKLQGFKTNYYISPQVWASRASRVKDIKRDVDKLFVILPFEEEFYKKYNYKVEFVGHPLIDAIANREQVSITDFRKKHDLGDKPIIALLPGSRQQEITKMLAVMLDLVDVFPNYKFVVGGAPSQDFSFYDTIIGNRKVSFINNKTYDLLSVSSAALVGSGTATLETALFKVPQVVCYKGSSISYQIAKRIVTLKYISLVNLIMDKEVVTELIQDDFTRINLKRELAKILETSHREKLFLDYFELEKKLGGVGASAKTAKLIVDGLKK; from the coding sequence ATGAAATATTACATAATTGCAGGTGAAGCTTCAGGAGATTTGCATGGTTCTAATTTAATGAAAGCTTTATATAAAGAAGATCCAGAAGCAGACATCCGTTTTTGGGGTGGAGATTTAATGGAAAAGGTTGGTGGTACTTTGGTTTTTCATTATAAAGACAGGGCTTTTATGGGCTTTTTCGAAGTAATAAAAAATTTACCAAAAGCTTTAACATTGATAAAACTATGTAAAAAAGATATTGCCGAATTTAAACCAGATGTACTTATTTTTATTGACAATTCTGGCTTTAATTTAAGGATTGCCAAATGGGCAAAATTACAAGGTTTTAAAACCAATTATTATATTTCGCCTCAAGTTTGGGCAAGTAGAGCAAGCAGAGTAAAAGATATTAAAAGAGATGTAGATAAATTGTTTGTAATCTTACCTTTTGAAGAGGAGTTTTACAAAAAATACAATTATAAAGTTGAGTTTGTTGGGCATCCTTTAATTGATGCAATTGCAAACAGAGAACAAGTTAGTATTACAGATTTTAGAAAAAAACACGATTTAGGTGATAAGCCAATTATTGCTTTATTACCAGGAAGCAGACAGCAAGAAATCACTAAAATGTTGGCTGTAATGTTAGATTTGGTAGATGTTTTTCCTAATTATAAATTTGTAGTTGGGGGTGCACCAAGTCAAGATTTTTCTTTTTATGACACGATTATCGGGAATAGAAAAGTTAGTTTTATCAACAATAAAACATACGATTTGTTATCTGTTTCTTCAGCAGCTTTAGTAGGTTCTGGAACAGCTACTTTAGAAACAGCCTTGTTTAAAGTACCTCAAGTTGTTTGCTATAAAGGCAGCTCAATTTCGTACCAAATTGCCAAAAGAATTGTTACTTTAAAATACATTTCTTTGGTAAATTTAATTATGGATAAGGAAGTAGTTACTGAGTTAATTCAGGACGATTTTACAAGAATAAATCTTAAAAGAGAACTTGCTAAAATTTTAGAAACTTCACATCGCGAAAAATTATTTTTAGACTATTTTGAACTAGAAAAAAAATTAGGAGGTGTTGGAGCATCCGCAAAAACAGCAAAATTAATTGTGGACGGATTAAAGAAATAA
- a CDS encoding AraC family transcriptional regulator → MKTINLNLFDKKSIFTTLQNDLGGKLTTYHKETEFEIDRQLGSGSIRGIELQNGVTFLEFDLTCKEDVKIVVTNSAKTNVNFMYCSKGELSHAFEKQSKKLTVEAFQTSIIANIESSANILELKSGINIKSTLISVNTTLEDSSINNRLREIFINNKKDDFYYCGSYNFKISETIKQIDAIKNEGIVRTLLINGFVNVVLALEIEQHNIDINNAEIRSASLTKNEMSTVKEMSDYIQNYYDTNLQITELERKSGLTAAKLQEGFKLLHGLTICEYVKYVRLTKAEELISTTDLSISEIVYSLGFSSRSYFSKIFKEKYNCSPVTYKKNNKMVAISA, encoded by the coding sequence ATGAAGACTATAAATTTAAATTTGTTCGATAAGAAATCAATATTTACAACTTTACAAAATGATTTAGGTGGAAAGTTGACAACGTATCATAAAGAAACTGAATTCGAAATTGATAGACAATTAGGTTCTGGAAGTATTAGAGGTATTGAGTTACAAAATGGTGTTACTTTTTTAGAATTCGATTTAACGTGTAAAGAAGATGTAAAGATTGTTGTTACAAATAGCGCAAAAACTAACGTTAATTTCATGTATTGTAGTAAAGGTGAACTTTCTCACGCTTTTGAAAAGCAATCAAAAAAATTAACAGTAGAAGCTTTTCAAACAAGTATCATTGCCAATATTGAGTCTTCTGCAAATATATTAGAACTTAAAAGTGGCATCAATATAAAGAGCACCTTGATTTCTGTAAATACAACCTTAGAGGATTCGAGTATCAACAATAGATTAAGAGAAATTTTTATCAACAATAAAAAAGATGATTTTTACTATTGTGGTTCTTACAACTTTAAAATTTCTGAAACAATAAAGCAAATCGATGCTATTAAAAATGAAGGAATCGTAAGAACTTTATTAATTAATGGTTTTGTAAATGTTGTATTAGCTTTAGAGATAGAGCAACACAATATCGATATTAATAATGCCGAAATTAGATCTGCATCTTTAACTAAAAATGAAATGAGTACTGTTAAAGAAATGTCTGATTACATACAAAATTACTACGATACCAACTTACAAATTACTGAATTAGAAAGAAAATCTGGCTTAACAGCTGCAAAATTACAAGAAGGTTTTAAACTTTTACATGGTTTAACAATTTGTGAATATGTTAAATATGTAAGACTTACAAAAGCTGAAGAACTAATTTCTACAACCGATTTAAGTATTTCTGAAATTGTATACAGTTTAGGTTTTAGTAGTAGAAGTTACTTCTCTAAAATTTTTAAAGAAAAATATAATTGTTCTCCTGTAACTTATAAGAAAAATAACAAAATGGTGGCAATATCTGCATAA
- a CDS encoding thioesterase family protein, whose protein sequence is MTYQITFPTKWSDFDPNRHMRHTAYNEYAAEVRVRYFKSQNFSIDEFTKYSIGPILFEEYTSFRKEVHLGENISVTMKLSGLSKNSERWKLTHEVFNEAGQLSAIIKVYGAWIDLSKRKLTTPPKEAQNLFTNAERTADFEEIVLKSKS, encoded by the coding sequence ATGACATACCAAATTACATTCCCAACAAAATGGTCGGATTTTGACCCAAATAGACATATGCGTCACACTGCTTATAACGAATATGCTGCAGAAGTGAGAGTGCGTTATTTTAAATCTCAAAACTTTTCTATTGATGAGTTTACCAAATATAGTATAGGTCCTATTTTGTTTGAGGAATACACATCCTTTCGAAAAGAAGTTCATTTAGGAGAAAATATTTCTGTAACCATGAAATTATCTGGTTTATCTAAAAATAGTGAACGATGGAAACTTACGCACGAAGTTTTTAATGAAGCTGGTCAACTTTCTGCTATTATAAAAGTGTATGGAGCTTGGATTGATTTATCAAAAAGAAAATTAACAACACCTCCAAAAGAAGCACAAAACTTATTTACAAATGCTGAAAGAACTGCCGATTTTGAAGAGATTGTTTTAAAATCTAAAAGTTAA
- a CDS encoding DUF255 domain-containing protein: MKKTFLLFALIAFSFGTKAQDKINWLSFEKAIEMNKENPKPMLIDIYTDWCGYCKKMDKETYSNKVIIKYINENFYAIKMDGEGKEDITYKGHTFKYKKEGRTEYHELSAALMEGQLSYPTTIFMTEKEEMLQKIPGYLTKERFEIILAYFKTSAYKDKEWADFEKNFKSNL, from the coding sequence ATGAAAAAAACATTCTTATTATTTGCGTTGATAGCTTTTAGTTTTGGGACTAAAGCACAAGATAAAATTAATTGGCTTTCTTTTGAAAAAGCAATTGAAATGAATAAAGAAAACCCAAAACCAATGTTGATAGATATTTACACAGATTGGTGTGGATATTGCAAAAAAATGGACAAAGAAACCTACTCCAATAAAGTAATTATTAAGTATATCAACGAAAACTTTTATGCCATAAAAATGGATGGAGAAGGAAAAGAAGATATAACCTATAAAGGCCATACTTTTAAATATAAAAAAGAAGGCAGAACAGAATATCATGAATTATCTGCTGCTTTAATGGAAGGACAATTATCGTATCCAACCACAATTTTTATGACAGAAAAAGAAGAAATGTTACAAAAAATTCCTGGTTATTTAACCAAAGAAAGATTTGAAATTATATTGGCATATTTTAAAACAAGTGCTTACAAAGATAAAGAATGGGCAGATTTTGAAAAAAACTTTAAAAGTAATTTATAG